A single window of Lepeophtheirus salmonis chromosome 2, UVic_Lsal_1.4, whole genome shotgun sequence DNA harbors:
- the Dera gene encoding deoxyribose-phosphate aldolase has protein sequence MSHSHNPGIPLDLGWIDSVRVNLSLVNRRAKVLPTSRIINGKDKIPWLVRAINCIDLTTLAGDDTPSNVHRLVHKALRPLHQDILDELDVDVITVAAVCVYPARVEDAAKSFTKFKRQIPIAAVATGFPSGQYSLKSRIDEIKYAIASGATEIDIVINRTLALKNDWDELYKEVKSMKEACGPKIHMKSILAVGELGTLSNVYKCSLICMMAGSDFIKTSTGKEGVNAILPVGIVMTRAIRDYHERTGFIVGFKPAGGIRTSEDAINWLILMKEELGDMWLCNNLFRIGASGLLTDIETNLYKLVKGCHPNPKELCF, from the exons ATGTCTCATAGTCATAATCCTGGCATTCCCCTCGATCTGGGATGGATTGATTCTGTTCGAGTTAATTTATCATTAGTTAATAGGCGTGCTAAAGTGTTACCCACATCTCGAATCATCAATGGAAAAGACAAAATACCCTGGTTAGTAAGGGCTATCAACTGTATTGATTTAACAACTTTAGCAGGGGATGATACTCCTTCCAATGTTCATAGATTGGTGCACAAAGCTCTCAGACCTCTGCATCAGGATATCTTGGATGAGTTAGATGTTGATGTCATCACAGTTGCTGCTGTGTGTGTCTATCCTGCGAG AGTAGAAGATGCTGCAAAAAGTTTTACGAAGTTCAAAAGGCAGATACCGATTGCGGCTGTGGCCACAGGGTTTCCTTCTGGACAATATTCATTGAAAAGTAGAATTGACGAAATTAAATATGCCATTGCATCCGGAGCAACAGAAATCGACATTGTTATTAACAGAACGTTAGCTCTCAAAAATGATTGGGATGAACTATACAAGGAAGTCAAATCCATGAAAGAAGCTTGCGGGCCTAAGATTCATATGAAGTCAATTCTAGCAGTTGGGGAATTAGGAACTTTATCCAACGTTTATAAATGTTCTTTGATATGTATGATGGCTGGTTCGGATTTCATCAAGACCTCCACGGGTAAAGAGGGTGTCAATGCTATTCTCCCCGTTGGGATTGTTATGACCAG AGCTATTCGAGATTACCATGAACGGACAGGATTTATTGTCGGATTTAAACCTGCTGGAGGGATAAGAACTTCAGAAGATGCAATAAATTGGCTTATTTTGATGAAGGAAGAGCTTGGAGATATGTGGTTATGTAATAATCTCTTCAGAATTGGTGCTTCAGGACTCCTTACAGATATAGAAACGAATCTTTATAAGCTAGTAAAAGGATGTCATCCAAATCCAAAAGAGCTTTGTTTTTAA